The DNA segment TATCCACCACATTTTATTTATTTATACAAAATTCTAATCATTCAATGTACCTTATGTTTAGAAAATTAGTATGGTGACATTCGTCTAGCGGCCAATGAATATTCGTGTCAATCGCCCACTTCTTGAATAGACTAATTTTGAAAGGAAAGGAGAAATTGCACATGATCGAAATTACATTTGGGGATATCTTAGTTGCAAACATCAAAACTTCTTCCGGAATTTTCATTGGTAAAAAAAACACACATAAAAATTTCCGTAACATAAGGATCATAAACGAGGGTGTTGGATCCTTGTCTGGAAATGAAAATATACTTAGTAATACTCACTGGGTGAAGCACAAAGAAAATCGGGGTGGTGAATAATTCATGTCTAGTCCAATTTTATCACCCACCTTTCATATCGGTACTATAAGAATCGGAAGTATCGAAGGAGCTTCTTGCTTTAGTATTGGGAACAATTTTATTGAGGACTTTAAAAACAACAAAGAACATAACCAGGGCTTAGGCAATATTCATGGAGATCGCAACAACTTTGCACATTCTAACTCTTCATTAACAAGTAACAAGAATGACTCAATGAAAAGAAAAATGATCGAACTTAAAAAAAAGAATAAAATCAACAAAACTAAACAACAAACCCAATTATGAAAAGGGTTTGTTGTTGTATCCAAACATGATTATAGATTAAAGCAAATCTTGGACCTATAAATTCCCACCAACACTTGGTTTGTAATCTTGATCAAAAATAACCCCATCCATAAACTCAAAGCTATCTGCATTATTGGATATATTCCCTGTTATTGCATTAAGGTAACCATAAATACCCCCAAATCCTAAATTATACTTTCTGTTGGCATCCATTCCAGTAACTATAGATTCACCCACAAAGATTGCTGAACTTGGCTGAGGGGAATTTATATTCATAATTCCTAAATTAATAACTGAAGGCACCTTATTTCCCCCTTTTCTTACTATTCCGTTCCTTTACCATCTTATGTTTTCAAAATTATATCTGTGAGGGAATAACTGAATTGTCCATATTTGCCTCATCTCTCATTAATTTATATTCAAATAATTATCGTTTTACTTCCACTCTATATTTTTCATTCCTTTCTTATTCTATTGTTCTGAGACATGCACGAAAATTCTCCCTATTCATAGTGTGACTATAAGGATGCTATGCAAGGACATTCATATAATGAGGTGAAACGCCATGCCGGTTGTAAAAGCAAGAAGTTCGGATATTGATCTTTTAGCGAGGTTACTTCGAGCGGAAGCTGAAGGAGAAGGAGAAAGGGGTATGCAGCTTGTTGGGAATGTAGGAATTAATCGAATACGTGCAAATTGTTCCGACTTTAAAGGGCTTCGAACAATTCCACAAATGATATACCAGCCTCATGCCTTTGAAGCTGTTCAACATGGCTATTTTTATCAAAGAGCTAGAGAACGAGAAAAACGTTTAGCTCGTCGAGCAGTTGATGGGGAACGGTTTTGGCCAGCAAAATTTAGCTTGTGGTATTTTAAGCCACCAGGTGATTGCCCTCCAACTTGGTATAATCAACCTTTTGTAGGGAAGTTCAAAAATCACTGTTTTTATCAACCTAAAGCAGAGACCTGTGAAAACGTTTATAATACTTTTTAAAATTTAAATTGTATTAAAAAATGCAGTTTAAGATTAAAAAAATAAAAAAACACACCCTCTTTTATGAGAAGTGTATTTTCTTATTATGAAATGGTCTTTAAGCATTCATTTATCTTTAAGCGATTATTAAAATGAATAAGTCTATCTAATTCTGCACCCCTTCTACAACACTGTAAATAATCCTTTTTATGTCTTTTTTCGACTTTCATTCTCACTGAATGATATCTTCTGTGGAACACAAAGTCGAAAAAACGTTGTAATTCACTGTAAATAGAAATGTCTTCCAATCACGGTGATTTATCACTGCCATACTTACTTTTTTAGCCATATCCTTCCAAATATAGTATAACTTAAAATTATCAGTGATTAATGTACCACTTTAAAACAGTCCTTCGAAACTAACATTGCACACAATGTGCTTTTTTTTTGATCCTAAATCAAACCGAGTATATATCAGTTTTATCCACTGATTTATTTGTCTTTTTTTGGTAAAATCGAAAAATCCAAATAGCCGTTGTCAGCCAAAAGCCACTTGCTAAATAACCGCCAATAATATCACTTGGATAATGTACCCCTAAATAAATCCGACTAATTCCGATTCCAAGAATCATGAAAAAACTAAATAGGATAAGAAGACTTCTCCCCCTTTTTCTTGGAACATGACGCCATAAAATAAACACGATCATGGCATAAACAGTAAAAGCATTCATAGCATGACCACTGGGAAAACTGTATCCTCCTTCATCAATTAAAGGATGTAAGTTAGGACGAACCCGATGAAACAATTTCTTTAAAAGGACATTTAGGCAGGATGCGCCTATAAGTGTAGAAATAAACAGAATCAATTCCATTCGATGGTTGACCACTTTATAGATAAAACACAAAAAAAATAGGCCAATTACAAATGGGATTCCTCCAATAAAGGTAAAAAACTTCATTATACATGTCAGAGATGGTGACTCCCAACCTTGGATTGCTGAGATAACCTCGCTGTCAAAGTGTAGGATCATATGCTCGCTTATTAATAAAGACAATAAGCTAAAGCAAATTATACATACTGCACTAATTACAAAAGCAATGACAAGAGGGGATTTTAATTTCATATTTGATTATCCTCTTTTTTTTATTTTTTACACTTTAGGCCATGATTATAATAATGTGAAACACAAATACTCTCTGCCCTAAATAATATAGCACAGTGTACACCCTCGCACTTACAAGGAAGGGTAGGTCAGATTATACTATTTCCTATTGTCTATCCTAGTTTTGGTTAGGTAGATAACCAAACACAAGATTATTACGAGAAAGATCACACTTGTCCCTGTCGTACCCAAACCCAATCCACCGTTATGGCGAGATTGTGACAAGAAGTCACCAAGTGATGCACCAAAAGGACGAGTTAAAATGTAAGCGATCCAAAAGGCTAAAACACCATTTAACTTAAATAAATAGTATGCAATTGTTACCAATGCGATCATTGCTACAAAAATGATT comes from the Neobacillus sp. PS2-9 genome and includes:
- a CDS encoding cell wall hydrolase, whose protein sequence is MPVVKARSSDIDLLARLLRAEAEGEGERGMQLVGNVGINRIRANCSDFKGLRTIPQMIYQPHAFEAVQHGYFYQRAREREKRLARRAVDGERFWPAKFSLWYFKPPGDCPPTWYNQPFVGKFKNHCFYQPKAETCENVYNTF
- a CDS encoding phosphatase PAP2 family protein, whose product is MKLKSPLVIAFVISAVCIICFSLLSLLISEHMILHFDSEVISAIQGWESPSLTCIMKFFTFIGGIPFVIGLFFLCFIYKVVNHRMELILFISTLIGASCLNVLLKKLFHRVRPNLHPLIDEGGYSFPSGHAMNAFTVYAMIVFILWRHVPRKRGRSLLILFSFFMILGIGISRIYLGVHYPSDIIGGYLASGFWLTTAIWIFRFYQKKTNKSVDKTDIYSV